One region of Turicibacter bilis genomic DNA includes:
- a CDS encoding ribonuclease J, with protein MASVVEQKIKVFALGGLDENGKNLYVVEVNDKIFILDAGLKYPTEDLLGVDAVIPDFTYLKENASRIQGVFLSHGHEDHIGAIPQLLSIINVPVYGTRLTMSLVEDSLTENGLDFKQYKLYKIRENNELFFGEIKVTFFKTTHSIPDSVAICIHTTDGVIVYTSDFTFDQSAKGRYQTNYARISEISKEGVLCLLSESINAEKAGHTSTGTSLQYELDEVFSRASGRIICSLYSSDLHRIQLVIDLAVQYKRKIAIIGRKMQRIVDIAVKLGYLRIPKSMLMNLLYIDEKNDNNLSNLVVLATGNRYEPFNSLIRMAKHQDRLIHIEKTDTVIIATPPIPGNEIKAARTIDMLYRTGAQVCVINKNLLPSSHASSEDLKLMMNLLKPQYVMPVIGEYRNLVAHAKVAEQMGYHSENIILLDNGDVVEFQQGELVNHTEHIQIDQVLVDGLGVGDIGSVVLRDRQLMANDGIIVVIANLNKNTKEIVAGPQIVSKGFVYEKGNEELYKLLDELVRNIIGQFVTEQYVNWQGLRQELRDKVGKLLFNKTKRKPIIIPIVEEFNL; from the coding sequence GTGGCATCAGTAGTAGAACAAAAAATTAAAGTATTTGCTTTAGGTGGACTCGATGAAAATGGGAAAAACTTATATGTAGTAGAAGTTAATGATAAAATCTTTATTTTAGATGCAGGGTTAAAATATCCAACGGAAGATTTATTAGGGGTTGATGCCGTCATCCCAGATTTCACTTATTTAAAAGAGAACGCTTCTCGCATTCAAGGGGTCTTTTTATCACATGGTCATGAAGATCATATTGGCGCTATTCCTCAATTATTGAGTATTATTAATGTTCCAGTCTATGGAACACGCTTAACGATGTCTTTAGTAGAAGATTCATTAACGGAGAATGGACTAGATTTTAAACAATATAAACTTTATAAAATCCGTGAAAATAATGAATTATTCTTTGGAGAGATTAAAGTAACCTTCTTTAAAACCACTCATAGTATTCCAGATTCAGTAGCGATTTGTATTCATACAACTGACGGAGTGATTGTCTATACTTCTGATTTTACGTTTGATCAAAGTGCAAAGGGTCGCTATCAAACAAATTATGCACGTATTTCAGAAATTTCAAAAGAAGGTGTTCTTTGCTTATTGTCAGAAAGTATCAATGCTGAAAAAGCTGGACATACAAGTACGGGAACCTCACTTCAGTATGAGTTAGATGAAGTTTTCTCTCGTGCGAGTGGGCGTATTATTTGTTCATTATACTCTTCAGATTTACATCGAATTCAGTTAGTCATTGACTTAGCTGTTCAATATAAACGTAAGATTGCCATTATTGGACGTAAAATGCAACGTATTGTCGATATTGCAGTAAAATTAGGATACTTACGTATTCCAAAATCAATGTTAATGAACTTATTATATATTGATGAGAAAAATGATAATAACTTATCAAATTTAGTCGTATTAGCGACAGGTAATCGTTATGAGCCATTTAATTCATTAATTCGTATGGCTAAACATCAAGACCGTTTAATTCATATCGAAAAAACAGATACAGTCATTATAGCGACACCGCCAATTCCAGGGAATGAGATTAAAGCGGCACGTACGATTGATATGTTATATCGCACAGGAGCACAAGTTTGTGTGATTAATAAAAATCTATTACCATCGTCACATGCAAGTAGTGAAGATTTGAAGTTAATGATGAATTTATTAAAACCACAGTACGTTATGCCGGTTATTGGGGAATATCGCAATTTAGTGGCTCATGCGAAAGTAGCAGAGCAAATGGGATATCATTCAGAGAACATTATTTTATTAGATAATGGTGATGTCGTTGAGTTCCAACAAGGGGAACTAGTGAACCATACAGAACATATTCAAATTGATCAAGTATTAGTGGACGGATTAGGTGTTGGTGACATTGGAAGTGTTGTCTTACGTGATCGTCAACTCATGGCAAATGACGGAATTATCGTTGTGATTGCTAACTTAAATAAAAATACAAAAGAAATTGTAGCGGGACCACAAATCGTAAGTAAAGGATTTGTTTACGAAAAAGGAAATGAAGAATTATATAAATTATTAGATGAATTAGTTCGTAACATTATTGGTCAATTCGTGACAGAACAGTATGTTAACTGGCAAGGATTACGTCAAGAGTTACGTGATAAAGTTGGAAAATTATTATTTAATAAAACGAAACGCAAACCTATTATCATTCCTATTGTTGAAGAGTTTAATTTATAA
- the dapA gene encoding 4-hydroxy-tetrahydrodipicolinate synthase: MKSFGPVITAMVTPFDEYNQLNISSLRKLIIHLLKHGSTSLVITGTTGEAPTLTAIERLRIWETAVDFAGGTVPIIAGVGTNNTKTTIHNVKLAEEIGADAVLVVTPYYNKPNQVGLMTHFKEIANSTDLPILLYNIPSRTGVSLTLESILELAEIKNIVGIKDSSGDLNLLKALKEQAPDHFCLYSGDDSNYLETIKLGGDGVISVASHVAGLQMNQIYQLYQKGKVEEAEALNEKLKPLYKGLFCTTNPIPIKAILNQLGMEVGGLRLPLVEMDQFEALELFNELRGLLDE; encoded by the coding sequence ATGAAAAGTTTTGGTCCGGTTATTACGGCGATGGTAACCCCATTTGATGAATATAATCAACTAAACATTAGTAGTTTACGAAAGTTGATTATTCATTTATTAAAACACGGATCAACGAGTTTAGTGATTACGGGAACAACGGGAGAGGCGCCTACTTTAACAGCGATTGAGCGCTTAAGAATTTGGGAAACAGCAGTTGATTTTGCGGGTGGAACGGTTCCGATTATTGCAGGTGTAGGAACGAATAATACAAAAACAACGATTCATAATGTGAAATTAGCTGAAGAAATTGGTGCAGATGCGGTGTTGGTGGTCACTCCTTATTATAATAAGCCGAATCAGGTTGGATTGATGACACATTTTAAAGAAATTGCTAATTCAACTGATTTGCCGATTCTTTTATATAACATTCCTTCACGGACGGGCGTTAGCTTAACGTTAGAAAGTATTTTAGAATTAGCAGAAATCAAAAATATTGTTGGGATTAAAGATTCTAGTGGAGATTTAAACTTATTAAAAGCGTTAAAAGAACAAGCCCCTGATCACTTCTGTCTCTATAGTGGGGATGATTCTAATTATTTGGAAACAATTAAACTAGGAGGCGATGGCGTAATCTCAGTTGCTTCACATGTTGCTGGTTTACAAATGAATCAAATTTATCAGCTTTATCAAAAAGGTAAAGTTGAAGAAGCTGAAGCTTTGAATGAGAAGTTAAAACCTCTTTATAAAGGATTGTTCTGTACAACCAACCCAATTCCAATTAAGGCGATATTAAATCAACTTGGAATGGAGGTTGGAGGACTTCGACTTCCGCTAGTTGAGATGGATCAATTCGAAGCTCTAGAACTTTTTAATGAACTTAGAGGACTATTGGATGAATAA
- a CDS encoding amino acid kinase family protein: MDIVVMKFGGTSVRDQATRFQAFKHIRREVSAGYKVVVVVSAMGRSGEPYATDTLKELVTYHVSKRENDRLLSCGEIISSIVMSDFLQQQGLNVTSLAPDEVGIKTDNNYSNANIITIETSKIVSLFNEYDVLVAPGFLGTTLEGHITTLGRGGSDTSAVALGGALKASYVDIYSDVEGVMTADPKLVKNARVLEKISYDNLIALAARGAKVIHLKAVELAKKNHVNLRLRSTTADHIGTYVVDEEVNTLSLTYKSGYTRYEILGLNCPINCELLIKQGAYWYAQVHDEEAVEHYLKENELEFIKSENYVRVSWMNQQRTPVELTFYVDALKLEDTLNFLHYNLI; encoded by the coding sequence ATGGATATTGTAGTTATGAAATTTGGTGGAACCTCAGTACGGGATCAAGCAACAAGATTTCAAGCATTTAAGCATATTCGGCGTGAGGTAAGTGCAGGGTACAAAGTTGTAGTTGTTGTATCAGCAATGGGTAGAAGCGGGGAGCCATACGCCACTGATACGTTAAAGGAACTTGTGACTTATCATGTGTCTAAGCGTGAAAATGATCGTCTACTTTCATGTGGAGAAATTATTTCGAGTATTGTGATGTCTGACTTTTTACAACAACAAGGGTTAAACGTCACTTCTTTAGCTCCAGATGAAGTAGGGATTAAAACTGATAATAATTATAGTAATGCTAATATTATTACCATTGAAACGAGTAAAATAGTTTCTTTATTTAATGAATATGATGTGTTAGTTGCCCCGGGATTTTTAGGCACAACATTAGAAGGGCATATTACCACACTCGGACGAGGAGGGAGTGACACGTCAGCTGTTGCCTTAGGGGGTGCCTTAAAGGCGAGTTATGTTGATATTTACTCCGATGTTGAAGGGGTCATGACCGCTGATCCGAAATTAGTGAAAAATGCACGTGTCTTAGAGAAAATTAGTTATGATAATTTGATTGCGCTTGCTGCAAGAGGAGCAAAAGTTATTCATTTAAAAGCCGTCGAGTTAGCTAAAAAAAATCATGTCAATTTACGTTTGCGTTCCACAACGGCTGATCATATTGGAACTTATGTCGTTGATGAGGAGGTGAATACCTTAAGCTTGACGTATAAATCAGGATATACTCGTTATGAAATTTTAGGGCTAAATTGCCCCATTAATTGTGAGTTATTAATTAAACAAGGGGCGTATTGGTATGCACAAGTTCATGATGAAGAAGCAGTTGAACATTACTTGAAAGAAAACGAATTAGAATTCATTAAAAGTGAAAATTATGTTCGTGTGAGCTGGATGAATCAACAAAGAACACCGGTTGAACTAACCTTCTACGTCGATGCTTTGAAGCTTGAGGATACATTAAACTTTTTACATTATAATTTAATTTAA
- a CDS encoding aspartate-semialdehyde dehydrogenase — protein MNQHGYAVAIVGASGEVGRSMIETLERYPIPVSSLRLLASKRSAGKTLLFKKEPIVIEELSEDSFEGIDLAFFSAGGSVSLKYAPIAVSKGAVVIDNTSAFRMDPTIPLVVPEVNAHVLSKNTPLIANPNCSTIQLVVALKPLIEAYGIESVNVSTYQAISGAGAKALYEYEQELSDESYEPQILPTRSDKIYYQIAHNVIPQIDVFLSSGYTKEEIKMINETQKILDDYELKVNATCVRVPVRYGHSVSVTVKLKKPVNDREEIIEVFKQSPDVILRDNILHQEYPMPSYLAHQDEVFVGRVRKDLFEENVVHFWVVADNILKGAALNSVQIAYYMHRHGLLGD, from the coding sequence ATGAATCAACATGGATATGCGGTCGCAATCGTTGGGGCAAGTGGTGAGGTTGGCAGAAGTATGATTGAAACACTAGAGCGTTATCCTATTCCAGTCTCTTCCTTACGTTTACTCGCCTCCAAACGATCGGCAGGAAAAACTCTCTTGTTTAAAAAGGAACCAATTGTCATTGAGGAGTTATCAGAAGATTCATTCGAAGGCATTGATTTAGCGTTTTTTAGTGCGGGTGGGAGTGTATCATTAAAGTATGCTCCAATTGCCGTGTCAAAAGGTGCAGTTGTCATTGATAATACGAGTGCTTTCCGTATGGATCCAACGATTCCATTAGTCGTTCCTGAAGTAAATGCTCATGTCTTATCCAAAAATACGCCATTAATTGCGAACCCAAATTGTTCAACTATTCAATTAGTGGTGGCACTTAAACCATTAATTGAAGCCTATGGGATTGAATCGGTTAATGTTTCAACATATCAAGCGATTTCAGGAGCGGGAGCTAAAGCCTTATATGAGTATGAGCAAGAATTAAGTGACGAGTCTTATGAGCCACAGATTTTACCTACGCGTTCAGATAAAATTTATTATCAAATTGCCCATAATGTCATTCCACAAATTGATGTCTTCTTGTCATCAGGTTATACGAAAGAAGAAATCAAAATGATCAATGAAACACAAAAAATATTAGATGATTATGAGCTAAAAGTGAATGCGACTTGTGTTCGAGTTCCTGTTCGGTATGGTCATAGTGTCTCAGTGACAGTTAAGTTGAAAAAACCAGTTAACGATCGAGAAGAAATTATTGAGGTATTTAAGCAAAGTCCTGATGTCATCTTACGTGATAATATTTTACATCAAGAATATCCAATGCCTTCGTATTTAGCTCATCAAGATGAGGTGTTTGTTGGACGTGTTCGAAAAGATTTATTTGAGGAAAATGTTGTTCATTTTTGGGTCGTTGCTGATAATATCTTAAAAGGAGCCGCCTTAAATAGTGTGCAAATTGCTTATTATATGCATCGTCATGGATTGTTAGGTGATTAA
- a CDS encoding polysaccharide deacetylase family protein has translation MKQKIGAVLGIVAYVTLLIGVNFYHKAYSVSNMNDEIHLKLVEYMETHRFEAVEPRIDSVWDFVPGLVGAEVDYELSYNKMLLNGEFDPSLIVCKKIDYKQDPEQFRERPIYKGNEEGQYVSLLINVAWGEEELDKMMTILDRLGVRATFFFEGRYAENHKNQVLKLYNDGHLIGNHSYSHPSRWGGFTYDQYVEEIKKTNDVLSSIINEPIIYFAPPAGEFNDRTLKAAYDQGMYSIMWTADTIDWMGGSADVLISRVMKKLEPGALILMHPKPETVIALEPMINQLKEKGYQFKTVDEIVQGTRPECS, from the coding sequence GTGAAGCAAAAGATAGGAGCAGTCTTAGGGATTGTTGCTTATGTCACACTGTTAATCGGTGTTAATTTTTATCATAAAGCCTATTCAGTTTCAAATATGAATGATGAAATTCATTTGAAGCTAGTTGAGTATATGGAAACTCATCGATTTGAAGCTGTTGAACCGAGAATAGATAGTGTTTGGGATTTTGTTCCTGGTCTAGTAGGTGCTGAAGTTGATTATGAGTTGTCTTATAATAAGATGTTGTTAAATGGAGAGTTTGATCCTTCACTCATTGTTTGTAAGAAAATTGATTATAAACAAGATCCTGAACAATTCCGTGAAAGACCTATCTATAAAGGAAATGAAGAAGGTCAGTACGTCTCTTTACTCATTAATGTGGCTTGGGGAGAAGAAGAGTTGGATAAAATGATGACGATTTTAGATCGTTTGGGAGTACGTGCCACATTTTTCTTTGAAGGTCGTTATGCAGAAAATCATAAGAATCAAGTGTTAAAACTTTATAATGATGGTCATCTGATCGGTAACCACTCTTACTCGCATCCTTCACGTTGGGGTGGATTTACTTATGATCAATACGTTGAGGAAATTAAAAAGACGAATGATGTTTTAAGTTCAATTATTAATGAACCTATTATTTATTTTGCCCCTCCAGCTGGAGAGTTTAATGATCGAACGTTAAAAGCTGCGTATGATCAAGGAATGTATTCAATTATGTGGACAGCAGATACGATCGATTGGATGGGAGGAAGTGCTGATGTTCTGATTAGTCGGGTGATGAAAAAATTAGAGCCGGGTGCTCTCATTTTAATGCATCCTAAACCAGAAACAGTCATTGCACTAGAACCAATGATTAATCAATTAAAAGAAAAAGGATATCAATTTAAAACTGTTGATGAAATAGTTCAAGGAACTAGGCCAGAATGTAGTTAA
- the pnp gene encoding polyribonucleotide nucleotidyltransferase has translation MSDKHVYSFELAGRPLTFEIGELAKQANASVLVRYGDTVVLSTCVASKEPKDIDFFPLTIGYEERLYAVGKVPGGFIKREGRPSEHAILAGRLIDRPIRPLFPDGFRNDVQVINYVMSVDHNNSPEVSAMIGSSLSLSISDIPFEGPIAGVIVGRVNGEFVLNPTVEQLENSDIDLTVAGTKDAVNMVEAGAKEVPEEVMLEAIMFGHDAIKQIIAFQEQIVAEIGKEKMELNLYEIDADINARVREMAEADMLAAIQVVEKHARQEAIDAVKKRVLEVFEAEEVTEKELKQVKEVLNKIVKEEVRRLITDEKVRPDGRKIDEIRPLSSRVDLLPRTHGSALFTRGQTQALSICTLGALNEHQMLDGLEVEETKRFMHHYNFPPFSVGETGRYGAPGRREVGHGALGERALKQVMPSEKEFPYTVRLVSEVLESNGSTSQASICASTMALMAAGVPIKAPVAGIAMGLVKKGENYTVLTDIQGMEDHLGDMDFKVAGTAQGVTALQMDIKIEGLSREILEEALQQAKVGRMQILNHMLGTIAETRDDLSAYAPKIKVMTIKVDKIRDVIGPGGKQINEIIDKTGVKIDIEQDGTVYILHDNTENINQAVAMIEDIVREVEVGKIYLGKVVRIEKFGAFVEIFPGQDGLVHISQLAEERVAKTEDVVNVGDQIYVKVTEIDDRGRVNLSRKEAMKVQAEQQAE, from the coding sequence ATGTCAGATAAACACGTTTATTCGTTTGAGTTAGCTGGCCGTCCATTAACTTTTGAGATTGGTGAGTTAGCAAAGCAAGCGAATGCTTCGGTTTTAGTACGTTATGGTGATACAGTTGTTTTATCAACATGTGTTGCTTCAAAAGAACCTAAAGATATAGATTTTTTCCCATTAACAATTGGATATGAAGAACGTCTTTATGCCGTAGGTAAAGTACCTGGTGGATTTATTAAACGTGAGGGGCGTCCAAGTGAACATGCGATTTTAGCAGGTCGTTTAATTGACCGTCCTATTCGTCCATTATTCCCTGATGGATTCCGTAATGATGTACAAGTCATCAACTATGTCATGAGTGTGGATCATAATAACTCACCAGAAGTATCAGCGATGATTGGATCATCATTATCTTTATCTATTTCAGATATTCCGTTTGAAGGACCAATTGCTGGGGTCATTGTAGGTCGTGTCAATGGAGAATTCGTGTTAAATCCAACGGTTGAGCAATTAGAAAATTCAGATATCGATTTAACAGTAGCTGGAACAAAAGATGCAGTCAACATGGTTGAAGCTGGAGCAAAAGAAGTTCCAGAAGAAGTGATGTTAGAAGCTATCATGTTCGGTCATGATGCTATCAAACAAATTATTGCCTTCCAAGAGCAAATTGTTGCTGAAATTGGAAAGGAAAAAATGGAATTAAACTTATATGAAATCGATGCAGACATTAATGCACGTGTACGTGAAATGGCAGAAGCAGATATGTTAGCGGCTATTCAAGTAGTTGAAAAACATGCACGTCAAGAAGCAATTGATGCGGTAAAGAAACGTGTGTTAGAAGTGTTTGAGGCAGAAGAGGTCACTGAAAAAGAATTAAAACAAGTTAAAGAAGTTTTAAATAAAATCGTTAAAGAAGAAGTACGCCGTTTAATCACAGATGAAAAAGTACGTCCGGATGGTCGTAAAATTGATGAGATTCGTCCATTATCATCTCGTGTCGATTTATTACCTCGTACACATGGATCAGCGTTATTCACACGTGGACAAACACAAGCCTTATCAATTTGTACATTAGGCGCTTTAAATGAGCACCAAATGTTAGATGGACTTGAAGTTGAAGAAACAAAACGCTTCATGCACCACTATAACTTCCCTCCATTCTCAGTTGGAGAAACGGGACGTTATGGAGCACCAGGTCGTCGTGAAGTTGGTCATGGGGCTTTAGGAGAGCGTGCGTTAAAACAAGTAATGCCATCTGAAAAAGAATTCCCATATACAGTGCGTTTAGTATCTGAGGTTTTAGAATCAAATGGTTCAACGTCTCAAGCTTCAATTTGTGCATCTACGATGGCATTAATGGCGGCTGGAGTTCCAATTAAAGCACCAGTTGCAGGGATTGCCATGGGGCTTGTTAAAAAAGGTGAAAATTATACAGTTTTAACTGATATCCAAGGGATGGAAGATCATTTAGGAGATATGGACTTCAAAGTAGCGGGAACAGCGCAAGGGGTTACTGCTTTACAAATGGATATCAAAATTGAAGGGTTAAGCCGTGAGATTTTAGAAGAGGCCCTTCAACAAGCTAAAGTTGGACGTATGCAAATCTTAAATCATATGTTAGGAACAATTGCTGAAACTCGTGACGATTTATCAGCTTACGCTCCAAAAATTAAAGTGATGACAATTAAAGTGGATAAAATCCGTGATGTGATTGGACCTGGTGGAAAACAAATCAATGAAATCATTGATAAAACAGGGGTTAAAATCGATATTGAACAAGATGGAACAGTTTATATCTTACATGACAACACAGAAAATATTAATCAAGCGGTTGCGATGATTGAGGATATCGTTCGTGAGGTAGAAGTCGGTAAGATTTATTTAGGTAAAGTTGTTCGTATTGAAAAATTCGGTGCCTTTGTTGAAATCTTCCCTGGACAAGATGGATTAGTACATATTTCTCAATTAGCAGAAGAACGTGTAGCTAAAACAGAAGATGTTGTGAATGTTGGGGATCAAATTTATGTTAAAGTAACAGAAATTGATGATCGTGGACGTGTGAATTTATCACGCAAAGAAGCGATGAAAGTACAAGCGGAGCAACAAGCAGAATAA
- the ltrA gene encoding group II intron reverse transcriptase/maturase, whose product MNTENLLKQILHPNNLNQAYLQVKRNKGAAGVDGMTINELGHYLKENGEEIKDQIRTRSYQPKPVKRIEIPKADGGVRNLGVPTVVDRFIQQAMAQVLTPIYEEKFHENSYGFRPGRCAEMAIIKSLEFMNDGYTWIVDIDLEKFFDKVNHDKLMRLISNTIKDGDVISLIRKFLVSGVMMDDEYKESVIGTPQGGNLSPLLSNIMLNELDQELEARGLNFVRYADDCLILVKSEKAAKRVMKSMTKYLEETLGLKVNVTKSKVERPSGIKFLGFGFFWDKNAYQFKAKPHQISIMRVKEKLKRLTRRSWSVSFDYRLKKLKQLIIGWVNYFKIAKMRTVCGNLDKNIRFRLRMCIWKQWKKVQTKYRSLMRLGIDKDKAWEWANTRKGYARVARSFILCRTITNERLKRRGLVSLLDHYQTVHI is encoded by the coding sequence ATGAACACAGAGAATTTATTAAAACAAATCCTACACCCAAATAATCTAAACCAAGCTTATTTACAAGTTAAGCGTAATAAAGGTGCGGCAGGAGTGGATGGGATGACGATTAATGAATTGGGACACTATTTAAAAGAAAATGGTGAAGAGATAAAGGACCAAATTCGTACGCGTTCGTATCAACCTAAACCGGTGAAACGAATCGAGATTCCCAAGGCAGATGGGGGTGTGCGAAATTTAGGTGTCCCAACCGTGGTTGACCGATTCATTCAACAAGCGATGGCTCAAGTTCTCACCCCTATCTATGAAGAAAAGTTTCATGAAAACAGCTATGGATTTAGACCGGGACGATGTGCAGAAATGGCGATTATTAAAAGTCTAGAATTCATGAATGATGGGTATACATGGATTGTTGATATCGATTTAGAAAAGTTCTTTGATAAAGTCAACCATGATAAGTTAATGAGGTTGATATCAAATACGATTAAGGACGGAGATGTCATTTCACTCATCCGAAAATTCTTAGTCAGTGGAGTCATGATGGATGATGAATATAAAGAATCGGTGATTGGAACCCCACAAGGAGGCAATCTATCCCCATTACTGAGCAATATCATGTTAAATGAACTTGACCAAGAGCTAGAAGCAAGAGGGTTAAATTTTGTCCGATACGCAGATGATTGTTTAATTCTAGTGAAAAGTGAGAAGGCAGCGAAGCGAGTGATGAAAAGCATGACGAAATACCTTGAAGAAACGCTAGGTCTTAAAGTCAATGTGACAAAAAGTAAGGTTGAGCGACCAAGTGGAATTAAATTTCTAGGATTCGGTTTCTTTTGGGATAAAAATGCCTATCAGTTCAAAGCTAAACCTCACCAGATATCGATCATGAGAGTGAAAGAGAAATTAAAAAGACTCACCCGACGAAGTTGGAGTGTGAGTTTTGACTATCGACTGAAGAAACTAAAGCAGTTAATCATCGGATGGGTGAATTATTTTAAAATCGCTAAGATGAGGACGGTATGTGGAAATCTAGATAAAAATATTCGATTCCGATTAAGAATGTGTATATGGAAACAATGGAAGAAGGTTCAAACCAAATATAGAAGTTTAATGAGGTTGGGAATCGATAAGGATAAGGCGTGGGAATGGGCAAATACCCGAAAAGGATATGCGAGAGTCGCTCGCTCATTTATTTTATGTCGAACCATCACGAATGAAAGACTAAAAAGAAGAGGTCTAGTATCACTACTAGACCACTATCAAACTGTTCATATTTAG
- the rpsO gene encoding 30S ribosomal protein S15 produces MAISKVEKQEIIKAYAVHEGDTGSPEVQVAVLTAEINRLNDHLKQHKHDHHSRRGLLRMVGKRRNLLTYLRNKDINRYASLIERLGLRR; encoded by the coding sequence ATGGCTATTTCTAAAGTAGAAAAACAAGAAATCATCAAAGCTTATGCAGTACACGAAGGAGATACAGGTTCTCCAGAAGTACAAGTTGCAGTTTTAACTGCTGAAATCAATCGTTTAAACGATCACTTAAAACAACACAAACATGACCATCATTCACGCCGTGGATTATTACGCATGGTTGGTAAACGTCGTAACTTATTAACTTACTTACGTAACAAAGATATCAACCGTTATGCTTCATTAATCGAGCGTTTAGGATTACGTCGCTAA
- a CDS encoding bifunctional riboflavin kinase/FAD synthetase: MEVIHLNLSKKLDQPIAVALGYFDGLHLGHQAVIKEVVDYAKAHQMRSAVMTFSPSPNIFLKKLDSERLLTPYQEKVSRLTELGVDELIILPFNETLANMRAIDFVERYLIQYGVAHVSTGFDFRFGRMGEGEVELLGGYSDRFSLNITPKYELEQEKIGATEIKRYLADGNIKKVTQMLGRPYRIHGMVVSGQQRGRQIGFPTANLQLSEDYVIPKKGVYAVEVEIEGQRYVGMCNIGHNPTFNFNDQVSIETYILDFSEDIYGKEMTLDFCEYLREEKRFGSIAELMKQLEADHQYVRSYFKLNLN, encoded by the coding sequence ATGGAAGTTATACATTTAAATTTAAGTAAAAAATTGGATCAACCGATTGCTGTCGCCTTAGGTTACTTTGATGGGCTACATCTTGGGCATCAAGCGGTGATTAAAGAAGTAGTAGATTATGCGAAGGCTCATCAAATGCGAAGTGCCGTGATGACCTTTTCTCCCAGTCCGAATATCTTTTTAAAGAAATTAGACAGCGAACGTTTATTAACACCTTATCAAGAAAAAGTAAGCCGCTTAACTGAATTAGGTGTGGATGAATTGATTATTTTACCATTTAATGAAACGTTAGCAAATATGAGAGCGATTGATTTCGTTGAACGTTATCTCATTCAGTATGGGGTAGCACATGTCTCAACAGGATTTGATTTCCGATTCGGACGAATGGGGGAAGGTGAGGTGGAATTATTGGGAGGTTACTCAGATCGATTTAGCTTAAATATCACCCCTAAATATGAATTAGAACAAGAGAAAATAGGAGCCACTGAAATTAAGCGTTATTTAGCAGATGGAAATATTAAAAAAGTGACACAAATGCTGGGTCGACCGTATCGTATCCACGGAATGGTTGTGAGCGGTCAACAACGAGGGCGTCAAATTGGTTTTCCAACGGCTAATCTTCAGTTAAGTGAAGACTATGTGATTCCTAAAAAAGGTGTTTATGCAGTTGAGGTTGAAATTGAAGGACAACGTTATGTGGGAATGTGTAATATTGGTCATAATCCAACGTTTAACTTTAATGATCAAGTTTCAATTGAAACGTATATTCTAGATTTTAGTGAGGATATTTATGGCAAAGAGATGACGCTTGATTTTTGTGAGTATTTACGAGAGGAAAAGCGTTTTGGTTCCATTGCAGAACTGATGAAGCAATTAGAGGCTGATCATCAATATGTCAGAAGTTATTTTAAATTAAACTTGAATTAA